One window from the genome of Chaetodon trifascialis isolate fChaTrf1 chromosome 20, fChaTrf1.hap1, whole genome shotgun sequence encodes:
- the znf532 gene encoding zinc finger protein 532: MGDMKTPDFDDLLAAFDIPDMVDPKAAIESGHHDDHDGQLKQSSGAVEAHNTSTGHDVGVSVIVKNIRNTDKSEHGGTISEKDGHGHFHCHSQPQSIAIGNGLHNGLVPTILPGTHYTKNGWKASGEEGQPVNNQSSTFNQFSPISSAEEFDDDDKIEVDDPMDKQRGQSFFRSTTPRQDHNSKSPVSVDNVSKPRANKDQKPDHNKNKSGAPGGSKSNNPAKSTLPEEEPKETVLKSESQQCKEVRESSGLINVSSVSQVKAKSSAKLSSCIAAIAALSAKKASTTDLGVPDFPTTPKESIQANENVRAPEKPHEQESALEFAKRLLTRQPDSPSSVTSEGSSKGSLASSTDTTPVIPKVRIKTIKTSSGQIKRTVTRVLPEFDPDGQRKGENSPSIIATTSAIFSSPTRHSLPTTVVATTGGPSIEITKQMTIKPVATAFLPVSAVKTAGSQVINLKLANNTTVKATVIPAASVQSASSAILKAANAIQQQTVMVPASSLANAKLVPKTVHLSNLNLLPQTLSSSVCDLKQALSSSKQPHHQQSQVKQKTILAGRASKKVSRVQVFTSSQSSVVDAFNKVLSSINPVPVYVPNLSPPTSACISLPSRGYKCLECGDSFALEKSLTQHYERRSVRIEVTCNHCTKSLVFYNKCSLLSHARGHKDKGVVMQCSHLILKPIPADQMIPTSPSSGPPNITGTTSTSQALAPTSQIPGRVVGGGSQTAVIAAPCSAPLVAAMPLEDDASKLCRHSLKCLECNEMFQDDSSLAMHYQQASESSEQKTCTICQMLLPNQCSFLSHQRIHQHKSPYICPECGASCRSVHFQSHVTKNCLHYTRRVGYRCVHCSVIFTDAATVKSHIQSTHCEVFYKCALCPMAFKSAPGTHSHAHTQHPGMKAGEPKVIYKCSMCDTVFTLQSLLYTHFDQHIINHKVSVFKCPDCSTHYAQKQLMLDHIKAIHGTLRTIEGPPNLGINLPLSTKPTNSNSANSPFNNNNKDGGNVNGQDKGEKKSSTSPLKKTNTNCSADLKNPPSSGYACGECNNLFSSREVFVAHMRREHGKILKKHPCRQCDKSFSSSHSLCRHNRLKHKGLRKVYTCPHCPALSQPFTKRVLLDQHIQLMHGVKDQEGKTANPDNMEASPDKKATLSPKRKSEEDEGPPCLNSRGCDSQPLKRLKVNILKVHKCAVCSFTSEDITAFHEHIPQHKSDGSSYQCQECGFCYTSHRSLARHLFIVHRLKEPQGLGRYNGRGKDEDESQRENQLDITDENNDGTPSTKCKVCGKMFETEGNLNTHMRTHGMAFIKSKRLSTAEK, from the exons ATGGGAGATATGAAGACGCCAGACTTCGATGACCTGTTGGCAGCCTTCGACATCCCGGACATGGTGGATCCTAAAGCTGCTATTGAATCTGGCCACCATGATGACCATGACGGACAGCTCAAGCAATCTAGTGGTGCAGTTGAGGCCCACAATACCTCAACAGGACATGATGTTGGCGTGAGTGTCATTGTCAAGAACATTCGAAACACAGACAAAAGTGAACATGGTGGAACCATATCAGAGAAGGATGGGCATGGGCATTTTCACTGCCACTCCCAACCCCAATCCATTGCCATTGGCAATGGACTTCATAATGGTCTTGTGCCCACGATACTTCCAGGTACTCATTACACCAAGAACGGATGGAAGGCTTCCGGGGAAGAAGGACAGCCAGTTAACAACCAATCATCTACCTTCAATCAGTTCAGCCCCATCTCCAGTGCTGAAGAGTTCGATGACGATGACAAAATTGAGGTAGATGACCCAATGGACAAGCAAAGAGGTCAGTCATTCTTTAGATCCACTACTCCAAGACAGGATCATAATTCCAAATCTCCTGTTTCAGTGGACAATGTTTCTAAACCCAGAGCAAACAAAGACCAAAAACCTGATCACAATAAGAACAAGAGTGGTGCTCCGGGAGGTTCCAAGTCTAACAATCCCGCTAAATCTACTTTACCTGAGGAGGAACCAAAGGAAACTGTCCTCAAGTCTGAAAGTCAACAGTGCAAGGAAGTGAGAGAATCATCAGGGCTTATTAATGTGTCCAGTGTGTCTCAAGTCAAAGCCAAGTCCTCTGCAAAACTTTCATCTTGTATAGCAGCCATAGCAGCCCTCAGTGCCAAAAAGGCTAGTACTACAGACTTGGGTGTTCCAGATTTCCCTACAACACCGAAAGAATCCATCCAGGCCAATGAAAATGTCAGAGCTCCAGAGAAGCCACACGAGCAGGAGTCAGCCCTTGAGTTTGCAAAGAGGCTGCTAACAAGACAACCAGACAGCCCATCTAGTGTCACCAGTGAAGGGAGCAGCAAAGGTTCCCTTGCCTCAAGCACAGACACCACCCCAGTCATTCCAAAAGTCAGGATCAAAACAATCAAGACTTCATCAGGCCAGATCAAGCGTACTGTCACCCGCGTTCTACCAGAGTTTGATCCTGATGgtcagagaaaaggagagaataGTCCATCTATCATAGCAACCACCAGTGCAATTTTCTCATCTCCCACAAGGCACTCTCTGCCAACCACAGTAGTAGCCACCACTGGAGGCCCTTCAATTGAAATAACCAAGCAAATGACAATTAAACCTGTGGCAACAGCTTTCCTTCCTGTCTCAGCAGTCAAGACAGCTGGTTCCCAAGTCATTAACCTGAAGCTAGCTAACAACACCACGGTCAAAGCAACAGTCATCCCTGCTGCATCAGTGCAAAGTGCCAGCAGTGCCATCCTGAAAGCTGCCAATGCCATCCAGCAACAGACTGTCATGGTACCTGCCTCCAGTCTGGCTAATGCCAAACTTGTGCCAAAGACAGTACATCTTAGTAACCTCAATCTTCTGCCTCAGACTCTATCCTCAAGTGTATGTGATCTTAAACAGGCACTGTCCTCCTCCAAACAACCACACCATCAACAATCACaagtcaaacagaaaacaattcTCGCTGGCCGGGCTTCAAAGAAAGTTTCTAGGGTTCAAGTGTTCACTAGCTCTCAAAGCTCTGTAGTGGACGCCTTCAATAAAGTCCTGAGTAGCATAAATCCTGTCCCTGTGTATGTCCCAAATCTCTCTCCACCAACTTCAGCTTGTATCTCTCTACCCTCACGTGGCTACAAGTGCCTGGAGTGTGGAGATTCATTTGCCCTTGAGAAGAGCCTGACACAGCACTACGAACGTCGCAGTGTGCGGATCGAGGTCACCTGCAACCACTGTACCAAAAGTCTAGTGTTCTACAACAAATGCAGCCTCTTGTCTCATGCCAGAGGCCACAAGGACAAAGGGGTCGTCATGCAGTGTTCACATCTAATCCTAAAACCCATCCCTGCAGATCAGATGATACCCACATCACCCTCATCAGGTCCACCCAACATCActggcaccacctccacctcccaaGCACTAGCACCCACCAGTCAAATCCCAGGAAGAGTTGTTGGTGGTGGCTCACAAACTGCAGTGATTGCAGCCCCATGCAGTGCTCCTCTTGTGGCTGCCATGCCCTTGGAGGATGATGCATCGAAGCTCTGCAGACACAGCCTGAAGTGCTTGGAGTGTAATGAAATGTTCCAGGATGACAGCTCGCTAGCTATGCACTACCAACAAGCATCAGAGTCCAGtgagcag AAAACATGCACCATCTGCCAAATGCTTCTCCCGAATCAGTGCAGTTTTCTGTCGCACCAGAGAATCCACCAGCACAAGTCTCCTTACATCTGCCCCGAGTGTGGCGCCAGCTGCCGTTCTGTCCACTTCCAGTCACACGTCACCAAGAACTGCCTGCACTACACCCGCAGAGTCGGCTACCG CTGTGTCCACTGCAGTGTGATCTTCACTGATGCTGCAACTGTAAAGTCCCACATCCAGAGCACTCACTGTGAGGTCTTCTATAAATGTGCCCTCTGCCCCATGGCCTTCAAGTCTGCACCTGGAACAcactctcatgcacacacacagcacccaGGAATGAAGGCAGGAGAGCCCAA GGTGATCTATAAGTGTTCCATGTGTGATACCGTGTTCACTTTGCAGTCCCTGCTGTACACGCACTTCGATCAGCACATCATCAATCATAAAGTTTCAGTGTTCAAATGCCCCGACTGCTCCACGCACTACGCACAGAAACAGCTCATGTTGGATCATATCAAG GCCATCCATGGAACCCTGAGGACCATTGAGGGTCCACCAAATTTAGGCATCAACCTCCCTCTCAGTACCAAGCCCACCAACTCTAACAGTGCCAACAGTccctttaataataataacaaagatggaggaaatgTAAATGGTCAAGACAAGGGAGAAAAGAAGTCTTCAACTTCACCgctaaagaaaacaaacactaacTGCTCAGCGGACCTCAAGAATCCCCCGAGCTCAGGATACGCATGTGGGGAATGCAATAACCTCTTCAGTTCCAGGGAGGTCTTTGTGGCTCACATGAGGCGCGAACACGGCAAG ATACTGAAGAAACACCCCTGTCGACAGTGCGACAAGTCCTTCAGCTCCTCCCACAGTCTTTGCCGACACAACCGTCTCAAACACAAGGGACTGCGAAAGGTCTACACCTGTCC GCACTGCCCAGCTCTCAGTCAGCCGTTCACTAAAAGAGTGCTGCTGGATCAGCACATCCAGCTGATGCATGGAGTCAAAGACCAAGAGGGGAAGACTGCCAACCCTGATAATATGGAGGCTTCACCTGACAAGAAAGCG ACCCTCAGCCCCAAAAGGAAGTCAGAAGAGGATGAGGGGCCTCCATGCTTGAACTCCAGGGGCTGTGACTCACAGCCGCTGAAGAGGCTCAAGGTGAACATCCTTAAAGTTCACAAGTGTGCCGTCTGCAGCTTCACCAGTGAGGACATCACGGCTTTCCACGAGCACATTCCCCAGCACAAGTCTGATGGCTCATCCTACCAGTGTCAGGAGTGCGGCTTCTGCTACACCTCCCACCGCTCGCTGGCCCGACACCTCTTCATCGTCCATCGGTTGAAGGAGCCACAGGGTCTCGGCCGTTACAACGGACGGGGCAAGGACGAAGatgagagtcagagagaaaacCAGCTGGACATCACAGACGAGAACAACGACGGGACACCGAGCACCAAATGCAAAGTGTGTGGGAAGATGTTTGAAACGGAGGGAAACCTGAATACTCACATGAGGACACATGGGATGGCATTCATAAAGTCAAAGAGACTAAGCACGGCTGAGAAGTGA
- the oacyl gene encoding O-acyltransferase like protein, translating to MEDTNTFLWELNQERPKEYAVLMYDAFGKMGSNVEGGNVNQPGLLQQCRSAHGPTFSAQYCQVFLRQGTIQYFIGICVPDSCGEEEVQMLVVYGQLQFGQTSLIPPLPSILVNQSTQEMLMTHCLSNTIAPAASDITCLFVCCLMVAVPLAATLFTAIMRWHRSREVSPTAEASCINTGLNLYGTLKTNSSSSSEINSSTLEENSKFDSTSHTPLCFPQSCVYRCLQVFSLQTTSQGVFSTSSTIPGGGYSSLNGIRVLSLLWIMCGHSAQFPVINNLDNYKNWKKTVESNPLYVLTISGPVFLAVDTFLLLGGLLSARSLLGSINRAEDKLSPRVVANYLFNRIKRIQPLHLFIMCLTIGLISLVKWGPYWFPFIDTLMDCKTYWWANLLLISNLLPVHEICIPWTWYLSLDFQCYATTPVLVYFYRLNRGVFTVVAGGLLLMTTVTSAVITALLQLPVFQPSTLTSENYVLYYYVKPYTRYGPFLIGILTGIYLTTKKDQLLKQKWQAALGWLFCLSLMAALVGLAYILRETPAYPSVPHALYQGLHRPLWALAVTWIILACEEGYGGFIKSFLSLGFWVPLSNISFACYLTHPVFIILYIGLQETPIHYTDINFMYMFLGHLVLTLAVSYVLTVLVEKPYLLLK from the exons ATGGAGGACACCAACACTTTCCTCTGGGAACTTAACCAGGAGAGGCCGAAGGAGTATGCTGTTCTCA tgtatgaTGCATTTGGAAAGATGGGTAGTAATGTTGAAGGTGGTAATGTCAACCAGCCTGGCTTGCTGCAGCAGTGCCGCTCTGCCCACGGTCCCACCTTCTCTGCACAGTACTGCCAGGTGTTCCTTAGGCAG GGAACAATCCAGTACTTTATAGGTATCTGTGTTCCTGACTCCTGCGGGGAAGAGGAGGTGCAAATGCTGGTGGTGTACG GGCAACTTCAGTTTGGTCAGACGTCCCTCATTCCTCCTTTGCCTTCCATCCTGGTCAATCAGTCCACTCAGGAGATGCTCATGACCCACTGTTTGTCCAACACCATTGCCCCGGCTGCATCAGACATCACATGCCT gtttgtgtgttgtttaatGGTAGCAGTTCCTCTTGCGGCCACCCTGTTTACAGCTATAATGAGGTGGCACCGGAGCAGAGAGGTCAGTCCAACAGCAGAGGCTTCCTGTATAAACACTGGCCTCAACCTTTATGGGACCTTGAAGACTaacagctcctccagcagtgaAATTAATAGTAGCACATTGGAGGAAAATAGTAAGTtcg ACAGCACCAGCCACACTCCACTGTGTTTTCCTCAAAGCTGTGTGTACCGGTGCCTTCAGGTGTTCTCTCTACAAACAACCAGCCAGGGTGTCTTCAGCACCTCCTCAACCATCCCTGGAGGAGGCTACTCTTCCCTGAATGGCATCCGTGTTCTCAGCCTGTTATGGATCATGTGTGGACACTCTGCACAGTTCCCTGTAATAAACAACCTGG ATAACTACAAAAACTGGAAGAAGACAGTTGAAAGCAACCCTCTGTATGTGCTTACCATCAGCGGACCTGTTTTTCTGGCTGTGGACACCTTTTTGCTGCTAGG GGGTCTGCTTAGTGCAAGGTCTCTGCTGGGCTCCATCAACAGGGCTGAGGACAAGCTGAGCCCCAGAGTGGTGGCCAACTACCTCTTCAACAGGATTAAAAG GATTCAACCACTGCATCTGTTCATCATGTGTCTAACCATTGGCCTCATCTCTCTGGTCAAATGGGGGCCATACTGGTTCCCTTTTATAGACACACTGATGGACTGTAAGACTTACTGGTGGGCTAACTTACTGCTGATTAGCAATCTCCTCCCAGTCCATGAGATA TGTATTCCCTGGACATGGTACCTGTCTCTGGACTTCCAGTGTTATGCCACCACTCCTGTGCTGGTTTATTTTTACAGACT AAACAGAGGTGTGTTCACAGTCGTCGCAGGAGGCCTCTTGCTGATGACCACTGTGACCAGTGCTGTTATAACTGCACTCCTTCAGCTGCCGGTCTTCCAGCCGTCTACACT gacATCTGAGAATTACGTCCTGTATTACTATGTGAAACCCTACACGAGATATGGGCCATTTTTAATAGGGATCTTGACTGGAATATACTTGACAACGAAGAAAGATCAGCTGTTAAAGCAAAAG TGGCAGGCAGCACTTGGCTGGTTATTCTGCCTGTCACTCATGGCTGCATTGGTTGGATTGGCTTACATCCTCAGGGAGACCCCAGCCTATCCATCTGTCCCGCATGCCCTCTACCAGGGACTGCACAGACCGCTCTGGGCTCTGGCTGTGACCTGGATCATACTAGCCTGCGAGGAGGGTTATGGAG GTTTTATCAAGAGCTTCCTGTCACTGGGTTTCTGGGTCCCTCTGTCCAACATTAGTTTTGCCTGCTATCTGACACATCctgtcttcatcatcctctATATTGGCTTGCAAGAGACCCCCATTCACTACACAGACATCAACTTT ATGTACATGTTCCTGGGCCACCTTGTGCTCACGCTGGCGGTGAGCTATGTGTTGACTGTGCTGGTAGAGAAGCCTTACCTCCTTCTAAAATGA
- the alpk2 gene encoding alpha-protein kinase 2 produces MVDCESDVSQHMRLRPPAVDACEAGLMSVNDVRQGKPEVTDLTTKLQDSHSPIDLWLDACQYLTGEDTEDRGVWDKTDSVTQGGFTATGVLSVPAGETQVSGYNPDDSEGIGRSSTDTIDWGPPVERWSSVDSWASALSDWTGIITAPPEDFTAAFAATGAEIDALTQALAGVNTYIDTGTSKEGEGQEPAVQAVLQPAMGVQDQPLKAQKIPESSVLSGQSCFPLCLEAAGPELQDREGSQSVESLYETTLTTQEEEQTEEIQSSQAELSLCPTHQHSSVGSSGTTVASSGGYGADGIPGSTSSANLDLSHFGGYVESFKTDIFISNEEDPIILNIIEDTDLEGELIIEEPAADGLCEVTDERSVSQLGSVAEQEAKRRSEPAEVDREGTESSADFLTTHSLTHSRVPGVDTQPGLHINVNTHVSSDTSPDLDGACQLEPQWGSPKFIMPLAPLGISSSLFGRTSSSLKGVQTFVKRSLSDHNSDHIQPCAFWPTSYGNTDKPPLEGELIHEKENTIDSSGTSSPEGNLVLDVAECFFTPRKTIIEEINDLSRDLSNLAVVPADHFIISEEKRVACITLDINDPFVARPAKPIIKSEQAKLNQKPAEKMPHKTHKSTSESKTRSKKDKPAGHYYGAQASKKQENSSHHVSAQQVCKQQETRPLTGENQTSESTPAGLEDKEAKLVIATGVAAEKAPSKPHGKKKKKHPQNATGVKSVGEPMVEVENGAKPKSAKGRIDMFEAKLCAKPGKAQKDSDHSHGAEKKSQQTEAKASQGEQPLHHVDHKDHQPKNFTSPLNDDIIKRRRLSEDKFGKIVSVLESKLPKPGVSVAAKGEEPKVEAGATRKKAYSEVVKQKVPPKEEPKVVKPIQAVAVSGDPQSLCLWCQFAAVFTHHTVTWRRDSAVLTELKRSAGDESRVSLTISNASHKDLGKYQCQLTSLHGSVTLDYLLTYEVLSEIVIPPSPKTISSAPVEVGSEEEDVHCSRLMFKEDILSDQYFGENQPVSIITEKVHFGEGMHRRAFRTKLQAGQINLLVPGHSCVLKVHNAISYGTKNNEELIQKNFTLAVEECQVQNTAREYIKRYSTAAQSVESFGEIPEIIPIYLVHRPSNDIPYATLEEELLGDFVKYSVKDGKELNLMRRDSEAGQKCCAFQHWVYHKTEGNLLVTDMQGVGMRLTDVGIATCKKGYKGFKGNCATSFIDQFKALHQCNTYCEILGLKSLQPKPKKPASAPKPKPQPSAAPKKKTFGPTVKGKS; encoded by the exons ATGGTGGACTGTGAGTCAGACGTGAGCCAACACATGAGGTTACGACCACCTGCTGTGGATGCCTGCGAGGCAGGCTTGATGTCAGTAAATGATGTGAGACAAGGGAAACCAGAGGTCACTGATTTAACCACCAAACTACAGGACAGTCACAGCCCCATCGATCTGTGGCTGGACGCATGCCAGTACCTCACAGGTGAAGACACAGAAGATAGGGGTGTTTGGGACAAGACAGATTCTGTGACGCAAGGAGGGTTCACAGCCACCGGTGTCTTGTCTGTTCCTGCAGGAGAGACACAAGTGTCAGGTTACAACCCCGATGATAGTGAAGGGATTGGCCGGTCCAGCACTGACACTATAGATTGGGGGCCACCAGTTGAGAGGTGGTCATCAGTGGACAGTTGGGCAAGCGCACTCTCAGACTGGACTGGGATCATCACGGCTCCACCAGAGGACTTCACGGCTGCCTTTGCTGCAACAGGGGCTGAGATAGATGCATTGACACAGGCACTAGCAGGGGTAAACACTTATATAGATACAGGGACGTCTAAAGAAGGTGAAGGTCAAGAGCCAGCAGTGCAGGCAGTATTGCAGCCAGCCATGGGAGTCCAGGATCAGCCTCTGAAGGCACAAAAGATCCCGGAGAGCTCTGTCCTCTCTGGGCAGAGCTGTTTCCCTTTGTGCCTCGAAGCTGCAGGACCAGAGCTCCAAGACAGAGAGGGTTCCCAGAGCGTCGAATCCCTGTATGAGACAACCCTCACCacacaagaagaagagcaaacagAAGAAATCCAAAGCAGCCAGGCTGAGCTATCCCTGTGCCCCACACACCAGCACTCATCCGTGGGATCATCCGGTACTACAGTGGCCTCTTCTGGAGGATACGGAGCAGATGGGATCCCCGGATCTACCTCTTCTGCAAATCTGGACCTTTCTCACTTTGGTGGATATGTTGAGTCCTTCAAGACAGACATTTTCATCAGCAATGAAGAAGATCCAATCATACTGAATATAATCGAGGACACAGATTTGGAGGGAGAGCTAATAATTGAGGAG CCCGCTGCAGATGGACTGTGTGAAGTGACAGATGAACGCAGCGTCTCCCAGCTGGGCTCGGTGGCCGAGCAGGAAGCTAAAAGGAGGTCTGAACCCGCTGAAGTTGATCGTGAAGGAACAGAATCTTCAGCAGATTTCCTCACCACACACTCTCTGACACACTCACGCGTGCCAGGTGTGGACACACAACCTGGCCTGCATATAAATGTTAACACACACGTGTCGTCTGACACTTCACCAGACTTAGACGGAGCGTGTCAGTTGGAGCCACAGTGGGGAAGTCCCAAGTTTATTATGCCCTTAGCTCCTCTCGGTATCAGCTCCTCCCTCTTCGGTCGGACAAGCAGCAGTTTGAAAGGAGTTCAAACTTTTGTCAAAAGGTCTCTCAGTGATCACAACAGTGATCACATACAACCTTGCGCTTTCTGGCCAACCTCATATGGAAATACTGACAAACCACCTTTGGAAGGTGAGTTGATTcatgaaaaggaaaatacaaTAGACTCTTCTGGGACTTCTTCACCAGAGGGAAATCTGGTCTTGGACGTTGCAGAGTGTTTCTTCACTccaagaaaaacaataattgaGGAGATTAATGACCTCAGTAGAGATCTATCAAACTTGGCTGTTGTCCCAGCAGATCATTTCATCATCTCAGAGGAGAAACGTGTTGCATGCATCACTTTAGATATAAATGACCCATTCGTCGCCAGGCCTGCAAAACCCATCATAAAATCTGAGCAGGCCAAGTTGAATCAGAAACCAGCTGAAAAGATGCCTCACAAAACCCATAAGTCCACCTCAGAGAGCAAAACACGCTCCAAAAAGGACAAGCCAGCCGGTCATTATTACGGTGCACAAGCTTCCAAGAAGCAGGAGAATTCATCTCACCATGTTTCAGCCCAGCAAGTCTGCAAACAACAAGAGACACGTCCACTTACTGGAGAAAATCAAACCAGTGAGAGCACACCAGCCGGGCTTGAGGACAAGGAGGCTAAATTGGTGATTGCTACTGGTGTGGCAGCTGAGAAGGCTCCAAGCAAACCACAtggcaagaagaaaaagaaacacccTCAAAATGCAACAGGAGTGAAGAGCGTAGGGGAGCCaatggtggaggtggagaatGGAGCAAAACCGAAGTCTGCAAAGGGGAGGATTGATATGTTTGAGGCCAAGCTGTGTGCTAAACCTGGAAAAGCTCAGAAAGACAGTGATCACTCACATGGTGCTGAGAAAAAGTCCCAGCAAACAGAGGCTAAAGCTTCCCAGGGAGAACAACCTCTGCATCATGTGGATCATAAAGACCACCAGCCAAAAAACTTCACCAGTCCTTTGAACGATGATATTATTAAAAGACGACGTCTGTCAGAAGACAAGTTTGGGAAGattgtcagtgttttggagTCTAAACTACCAAAGCCGGGTGTTTCTGTCGCGGCAAAGGGAGAGGAGCCCAAGGTAGAGGCAGGGGCAACTCGTAAGAAGGCGTACAGTGAGGTGGTCAAACAGAAGGTCCCACCTAAGGAAG AGCCCAAGGTAGTGAAGCCTATCCAGGCAGTGGCAGTGAGTGGAGACCCCCAAAGTTTGTGCCTGTGGTGTCAGTTTGCGGCTGTCTTCACCCACCACACCGTCACCTGGAGAAGAGACAGCGCTGTCCTGACTGAGCTAAAGAGGAG TGCAGGGGATGAGAGCAGAGTGTCACTGACCATCTCCAACGCTTCTCACAAAGACTTGGGCAAGTACCAGTGTCAGCTCACCAGTTTACATGGATCAGTCACTCTGGACTACCTGCTCACATATGAAG TGCTCAGTGAGATTGTCATCCCTCCGTCTCCAAAGACCATCTCAT CTGCCCCTGTAGAGGTGgggagtgaagaagaggatgtCCACTGCTCCAGGCTGATGTTCAAAGAGGATATTCTGTCTGACCAATACTTTGGTGAGAACCAACCTGTCAGCATCATCACTGAAAAGGTCCACTTTGGGGAGGGCATGCACCGGCGGGCTTTCCGGACCAAGCTGCAAGCGGGTCAGATAAACCTTTTAGTACCCGGACACTCCTGCGTGCTCAAAGTACACAATGCTATCAGCTACGGGACCAAGAACAACGAAGAGCTCATTCAGAAGAACTTTACTTTGGCTGTAGAG GAGTGCCAGGTCCAGAACACTGCAAGAGAGTACATCAAGAGGTACTCCACTGCAGCCCAGTCTGTGGAATCCTTTGGAGAGATCCCAGA GATCATTCCCATCTACCTGGTTCATCGTCCATCCAATGACATACCATATGCCacgctggaggaggagctgcttgGTGACTTTGTCAAGTATTCAGTGAAGGATGGCAAAGAGCTCAACCTGATGAGACGTGACTCAGAGGCAGGACAGAAATGCTGTGCTTTCCAGCACTGGGTCTACCATAAGACTGAGGGAAACCTGCTGGTTACTGATATGCAAG gAGTGGGAATGAGGCTTACTGATGTGGGAATAGCCACATGTAAGAAGGG ATACAAAGGCTTCAAAGGAAACTGTGCCACCTCTTTTATTGACCAGTTCAAAGCTTTGCACCAGTGCAACACGTACTGTGAGATCCTGGGCCTCAAATCCCTGCAGCCCAAACCTAAAAAGCCTGCATCTGCTCCGAAACCGAAACCCCAACCCTCCGCTGCACCcaagaagaaaacatttggGCCGACAGTGAAGGGCAAGTCATAA